From Pelotomaculum schinkii, one genomic window encodes:
- a CDS encoding LytR/AlgR family response regulator transcription factor, with the protein MNVVLAEDNPVELNYLKDLLTHEKNINIIGEASNGKEAYKLIKEHNPEVVFLDISMPDITGINLAKNIVDSTIIVFVTAYNEFAIEAFEVGSVDYLLKPFGPERLGLTLERIKKYLPQKSLNTVKKLAINSKGTITHIDISNITYIEKALGVQKTFINTIKNKYVTRKTLNYYESKLADFGFLRVHKSYIININKLEKLMPWGDKSYLAILNGVKDEVLVSRHYAPILKSLVQL; encoded by the coding sequence ATGAATGTGGTACTAGCTGAAGATAACCCTGTCGAATTAAATTACTTGAAAGATTTATTAACCCATGAAAAGAATATCAATATTATAGGTGAGGCAAGTAATGGAAAAGAAGCTTATAAATTAATAAAAGAACACAACCCTGAAGTAGTGTTTCTTGATATCTCAATGCCAGATATTACGGGTATAAACTTGGCTAAGAATATTGTTGATAGCACAATTATTGTTTTTGTGACAGCCTATAATGAATTTGCTATTGAGGCTTTTGAAGTCGGTTCAGTAGATTATTTGCTAAAGCCTTTTGGTCCTGAAAGATTAGGCCTTACCCTAGAGCGAATTAAAAAATATTTACCACAAAAAAGTTTAAACACAGTAAAAAAGTTGGCTATAAATTCAAAGGGCACAATAACACACATCGATATTAGCAATATTACTTATATAGAAAAAGCTTTAGGAGTACAAAAAACATTCATTAATACAATAAAAAATAAATACGTTACAAGAAAAACATTAAATTATTATGAAAGCAAATTAGCGGATTTTGGTTTTTTACGGGTTCATAAAAGTTACATAATAAATATTAACAAGCTTGAAAAATTAATGCCTTGGGGAGATAAGTCTTATTTAGCAATTTTGAATGGAGTAAAAGACGAAGTCCTAGTAAGTAGACATTATGCACCTATATTAAAATCCTTGGTCCAATTATAA
- the tnpA gene encoding IS200/IS605 family transposase gives MQNYRKTSHVTFDIKIHLVWITKYRKPVLGGKIAVRVRDLIRLVAKNNEAEILAGHVSKDHVHLLVSVPPHLSVSKLVQYIKGYSSRKLLMEYKELNKQFWGQHLWARGYFAASSGNVTDEIIMEYIKNQDIEENQKADNFTLEEF, from the coding sequence ATGCAGAACTACAGAAAGACATCACATGTAACCTTTGATATCAAGATACACTTGGTGTGGATAACAAAATATCGGAAACCGGTGTTGGGCGGGAAAATAGCGGTAAGAGTAAGGGACCTTATAAGGCTCGTGGCCAAAAACAACGAAGCTGAGATATTGGCCGGTCATGTATCAAAAGATCATGTACACTTGTTGGTGTCAGTCCCCCCGCATCTGTCTGTGAGCAAGCTGGTGCAGTATATCAAAGGTTATAGCTCAAGGAAATTGCTAATGGAATACAAAGAACTAAACAAGCAATTCTGGGGACAACACTTATGGGCAAGAGGATACTTTGCAGCAAGCAGCGGAAATGTCACTGACGAAATAATCATGGAGTATATAAAGAATCAGGATATAGAGGAAAACCAAAAAGCAGATAACTTTACGCTAGAGGAATTTTAA